A region from the Bactrocera dorsalis isolate Fly_Bdor chromosome 1, ASM2337382v1, whole genome shotgun sequence genome encodes:
- the LOC105232306 gene encoding long-chain-fatty-acid--CoA ligase heimdall, protein MMNESTDVATSVSTVKPASSYISTSLTEPIKLRIGTEGISAKEPQTIPQFFHKTCTRFPEQPALVYANEPKDPNTVWTTVTYKQFERNVEQAALMLLHVGLRPRTSIGVLAFNCPEWFYAELGALCANGVVSGIYPSSSAEAVRHVLATSQATVCVVDDATQMAKVREVKDQLPLLNAVIQLHGPFEDFVGSEEGYYRWADLFALEFGNEEREELARRERAVAANECAMLIFTSGTTGLPKAAMLSHDAVVMNATCINAALCKYGKPAERIVSYLPLNHIAAQIFDVYLNLDKGSCVYFADRDALKGTLTKTFAKARPTCIFGVPRVYEKIQEQLKKVFSKSSSLSRYTLDWARRVTLEHYMNKNGATSYSLKLWLASKITHQVKVALGLECCSWRIIGGAPVTTELKEFFTSLDMPLFEAYGLSETGGAASVNQIYNNFSSCGKVIDGVEVKVNDPNKEGHGEICLRSRSTMMGYINELEKTQEVLNDDGWFLTGDLGYLEADGSIVITGRIKELVITAGGENIPPVHVESLVKAELPCVSNALLVGDHRKYLSILLTLKTDIDPHTGMPLDTLHSDVIEWLKNLGFNYTRLSEVLNIPTEIDESQVANVLGKPDPKIVESIEAAIKRANTRALSNAQKVQKFAILPHDFSIPTGELGPTLKSRRKIILQKYAAVIDRIYE, encoded by the exons ATGATGAACGAGAGCACAGACGTCGCAACTTCGGTGAGCACAGTAAAACCAGCCAGCAGCTATATCTCTACCTCGCTCACCGAACCGATAAAATTGCGTATCGGCACAGAGGGTATATCCGCCAAAGAGCCACAGACCATACCACAATTCTTTCATAAAACCTGTACGCGTTTTCCCGAACAGCCGGCGCTCGTCTACGCTAATGAGCCAAAAGATCCAAACACTGTCTGGACAACTGTCACCTACAAACAGTTCGAGCGTAATGTGGAACAGGCAGCACTTATGCTCCTGCATGTTGGCCTGCGACCGCGCACCTCCATTGGCGTATTAGCTTTCAATTGCCCCGAATGGTTTTATGCCGAACTGGGCGCTTTGTGCGCTAACGGCGTTGTGTCGGGCATATATCCCAGCAGCTCAGCGGAGGCTGTGCGGCATGTGCTTGCCACGTCGCAGGCCACCGTCTGCGTTGTAGATGATGCAACGCAAATGGCAAAGGTGCGTGAAGTCAAGGATCAGCTGCCGCTTTTGAATGCGGTTATCCAATTGCATGGACCATTCGAGGATTTTGTCGGCAGCGAGGAGGGTTACTATCGTTGGGCGGATTTGTTTGCTTTGGAGTTCGGCAATGAAGAGCGCGAGGAATTGGCGCGACGTGAACGTGCGGTCGCCGCTAATGAATGTGCCATGCTAATTTTCACG TCTGGCACAACGGGTCTACCTAAAGCTGCGATGCTCTCTCACGACGCCGTCGTCATGAATGCCACATGTATCAATGCTGCATTGTGTAAATATGGCAAACCTGCTGAAAGAATAGTCTCTTACTTGCCTTTGAATCATATTGCCGCCCAGATCTTTGACGTATATTTGAATTTGGATAAAGGCAGCTGCGTATATTTCGCCGATCGCGATGCGCTCAAAGGTACACTTACGAAGACCTTTGCTAAGGCACGTCCCACTTGCATATTCGGTGTGCCTCGAGTATATGAAAAGATACAAGAGCAGCtgaaaaaagtcttttcgaaATCGTCGAGTCTCTCACGCTACACGTTGGATTGGGCAAGGCGTGTGACCTTGGAACACTATATGAACAAAAATGGAGCAAC AAGCTATTCTCTGAAATTGTGGTTGGCATCAAAGATCACGCATCAAGTCAAAGTCGCTTTGGGTCTGGAATGCTGTAGCTGGAGAATTATTGGCGGTGCACCCGTTACAACTGAACTGAAGGAATTCTTCACAAGCCTGGACATGCCGCTCTTCGAGGCTTATGGTCTGTCCGAAACGGGTGGTGCTGCGTCGGTAAAtcaaatttacaacaatttcagcAGTTGTGGAAAAGTCATAGATGGCGTTGAAGTGAAAGTTAACGACCCAAATAAAGAAGGACATGGTGAG ATCTGTCTGCGCAGTCGCTCGACTATGATGGGTTACATCAATGAGTTGGAGAAAACACAGGAAGTTCTGAATGATGATGGTTGGTTCTTAACAGGCGATTTGGGTTATCTGGAAGCTGATGGCAGTATCGTCATCACTGGACGTATCAAGGAGTTGGTCATTACAGCCGGCGGTGAAAATATACCGCCCGTGCATGTAGAGTCTCTTGTGAAGGCGGAATTGCCCTGTGTTAGCAACGCGCTGCTTGTTGGCGACCATCGCAAATACCTCAGCATACTGCTAACACTAAAG ACCGATATTGATCCACATACTGGCATGCCATTGGACACGCTTCATTCCGATGTAATTGAGTGGCTGAAAAATTTGGGCTTTAACTACACACGCTTATCGGAGGTTTTAAACATACCCACAGAGATAGACGAGTCGCAGGTTGCCAATGTTTTAGGAAAACCTGACCCAAAAATAGTGGAAAGTATAGAGGCAGCCATAAAGCGCGCCAACACACGTGCTCTATCGAACGCACAGAAGGTACAAAAGTTTGCAATTCTACCGCATGACTTCTCGATACCTACCGGAGAGTTGGGACCAACACTGAAATCGCGTCGTAAGATCATACTACAGAAATATGCTGCAGTTATCGATCGTATTTACGAATAA